The DNA region CGCCCGATGCGGCCTGTGGGAACTGCACCTCGGCACGGGCGCGATCTGGGTGACGCCACAGACGCGCGAGATCTACGGGCTCGCCGCCGGGACGGCCACCGATTACGACCTGCTGATGCGCCTCGTTCACGACGCCGATCGCGAGATGGTCGTGGCGGCGATCGACAGGGCCCGGGCCGATCGGAGCGCGTTCGACGAGACCTACCGGGTCGTGCGCCCCGACGGGGCGGTGCGCTGGATTCACGTCAGGGGGCGGGCCTGCGAGGGCGACAAGCTGCTCGGGGCGTCGGTGGACGTCACCGACCAGGTGACCGCGGCCGAGCAGCTCCGTCAGGCACTCGCCGACCTGCAGCGCCTGCGCGAGAAGGTCGAATCCGAGAACGTGTACCTCCGGGAAGAGGCGAGGCGTCGTCTCGGTCCTGAACAGGTGATCGGGCGTGGGCCGGCCATCCGCCGAACGCTCGCCCTTGCCGACCAGGTCGCCCACACTGACTCCACCGTGCTGCTGCTGGGGGAGACCGGCGTCGGCAAGGAGCGGTTCGCGTCGTACATCCACGAGTCCAGTCGGCGCCGCGACCGGGCCATGATCCGGGTCAACTGCTCCGCCATCCCCGCGCCGCTCATCGAGAGCGAACTGTTCGGACGGGAGAAGGGCGCATACACGGGCGCCCTCGCAAAGCAGATCGGACGCTTCGAGCTCGCCCACGGGTCGACGCTCTTCCTCGACGAGATCGGCGAGCTCTCCGTCGAGATCCAGGTGAAACTGCTGCGCGTCCTCGAGACCCACAGCATCGAGCGGCTCGGCAACCCGCGGCCGGTCCCCATCGACGTGCGCATCGTCGCGGCCACCAACCGCGATCTCGCTGCCGCGGTCCATGCCGGACGGTTCCGTGAGGACCTCTTCTACCGCCTGAACGTCTTCCCCATTACCATCCCGCCGCTTCGCGAGCGACGGGAGGACATCGCCCTGTTCGTCCACGCGTTCGTCGACGAGTTCGGCATGGCGATGGGAAAGCGCATCGACGACGTCGATGCCGACAGCATGGACGCGCTGCTGGCCTATGCCTGGCCGGGCAATGTCCGCGAGCTCCGCAACGTCGTCGAGCGCGCCATGATCATGGCCACGGGGCCGACGCTGCGGATTGACCCGCCGGGCGCGGCCAGCGGCTGGCAGGCCCCGGCCAGCGATGCTCGGGCCGGGGCACGCGCGCAGCTCCTGCAGGTGCTGCAGGACACCGGCTGGCGCGTCCGCGGACCGCACGGCGCGGCGGCACGGCTCGGGCTGAATCCCTCCACGCTGGAGTCGCGCATCAAGAGACTCGGGTTGACCCGTCCCGGGACTGGCAAGTCACCGTCCTGAACATCCTGTCGGTGCCCCCAAGCCGACGCCCCCAGGACAGGCGCGGGCCGCGCAGCGGCCCGCCTTCATTCCCCCTGACGGGGCCACCCGCCCCCGACCCATGCGTGGTTTCCACGCACTTCGTGGATTCCTCGCCCCAGCCCCTCCGGTCACCAGACCGCTGAGCGCTGCAAGCCCCATCAATTCAACAGGATGTGGCGCTACTGCTGGGCGTCCCGGCGTGGCACGAAGTCCGCAGCTGAGCCATGCATGGTGCAACTGCTCGTCAGGCTCGTGGCGGCGCCGGGCACGGTGCCCGATGTCGTCGGAGCGCTCCGGGCGGTGATGCGGCCCGCGCAACAGGCGCGCGGCTGCAGTTTCGCCGGCGTCTACACGTCGGCGGTCGAAAGCGGACGGCTCCTCTACGTGGAGGAGTGGGACGACGCAAGCGAGTTGTCGCGGCAGTTCGGGACCGCGCGGTTTCATCGGTTGCTCGAACTGCTGGAGATCGCGGCCGACCCTCCGGACGTGGAATTCAGGATGGTCTCGGAAACCCGCGGACTCGAGTACATGTCCGGCCCACCGCCTGGCACGGCACTCGGGCCCGGCTGACCGACGACCCAAAACGCGGCGCGGCGTCCCGGCAGGAGCCAGCGGCTCGGTCGGGGCGTGTCTGCGCCCA from Luteitalea sp. TBR-22 includes:
- a CDS encoding sigma 54-interacting transcriptional regulator, with the protein product MAPSRETAAERVEFETLISDISARLIAAAPERVEPAIKAALEDVRTFFQADRCAFVRVEADQTFANVAYGAYAEGLPSLPTDLNLVQAFPWARHKLLVERVPAVVRRLADLPPEAAIDRASWDQHSPIRSHLAVPIPGEPAVRHIVAIHWAARECQFPDSCVPRLRVLGEMIVNALRRKQAFDDLRASEERLDLAAASARCGLWELHLGTGAIWVTPQTREIYGLAAGTATDYDLLMRLVHDADREMVVAAIDRARADRSAFDETYRVVRPDGAVRWIHVRGRACEGDKLLGASVDVTDQVTAAEQLRQALADLQRLREKVESENVYLREEARRRLGPEQVIGRGPAIRRTLALADQVAHTDSTVLLLGETGVGKERFASYIHESSRRRDRAMIRVNCSAIPAPLIESELFGREKGAYTGALAKQIGRFELAHGSTLFLDEIGELSVEIQVKLLRVLETHSIERLGNPRPVPIDVRIVAATNRDLAAAVHAGRFREDLFYRLNVFPITIPPLRERREDIALFVHAFVDEFGMAMGKRIDDVDADSMDALLAYAWPGNVRELRNVVERAMIMATGPTLRIDPPGAASGWQAPASDARAGARAQLLQVLQDTGWRVRGPHGAAARLGLNPSTLESRIKRLGLTRPGTGKSPS
- a CDS encoding putative quinol monooxygenase is translated as MVQLLVRLVAAPGTVPDVVGALRAVMRPAQQARGCSFAGVYTSAVESGRLLYVEEWDDASELSRQFGTARFHRLLELLEIAADPPDVEFRMVSETRGLEYMSGPPPGTALGPG